The following are from one region of the Nicotiana tomentosiformis chromosome 7, ASM39032v3, whole genome shotgun sequence genome:
- the LOC138896130 gene encoding uncharacterized protein, which yields MSKLAIMLQLNGRWDSVGRYKDFDIDGIVVNDDSNYSQLNSAIAEHLMIDTSAKIIEFKYSVNKRCPLIKIRNDMRVRVYMEMKKGNKNLGMYLLCIIVRDFDLECSMSNASTIAGTSDYRNTSMVQLSSNCNTIGEVSGTVKLIDIQTSPAIVEYESIIITEHTPNVIEVGQVYQDKQTIVTAMNYCLVCVGDNCTWDFKSTSINESALFKVRKYNSLHTCSLMDNTYIQRKLTTMGVGSIVMPKYADPKTIYTPKDIQIDMLSDHGVNVTYMQAWREKKKALEFLRGHPADFYIRLPSYFTSIKGWEHYRPVVVVDGTFLKSAYRGIMLTASTMDAAGSILPLAYAVVDSENDASWRWFFEQFKHAYGEKPNICVVSDQNESILKATSTVYTGIPHYACIWHIWTNVRSKFKKGHLKLSELYLATARSYTLDELNERISKIEEIDTRVKAYLYDIGYHRWSQIHATVNRTWKITSNIAESLNAVTKDVRVSTDYIHTVIDDVKRFIVCLQNKRCSCGIFQLDELSCAQALAALRHRDESYENYCSPYYTREILLQTYEIPVDPLPDESKWNVPQHVAEEVVKSPTGKRQPGRPQK from the exons ATGTCAAAATTAGCGATTATGCTTCAGCTCAATGGGCGGTGGGATAGCGTTGGGAGATACAAAGATTTTGATATTGACGGAATTGTAGTCAATGATGATTCAAATTATAGTCAATTAAATTCCGCAATTGCAGAGCATCTAATGATTGATACCTCTGCAAAAATCATCGAATTCAAATACAGTGTCAATAAACGTTGTCCTCTAATAAAAATTCGGAACGATATGAGAGTTCGAGTGTATATGGAGATGAAAAAGGGAAACAAAAACTTAGGAATGTATCTGCTATGTATAATAGTGCGTGATTTCGATTTGGAATGCAGTATGTCGAATGCGAGCACAATTGCAG GTACTTCTGATTATCGTAATACTAGCATGGTACAATTGTCAAGTAATTGTAACACAATTGGAGAAGTATCAGGAACAGTGAAGTTGATTGATATACAAACATCTCCGGCAATTGTGGAATATGAAAGTATCATCATAACAGAACATACGCCAAATGTAATTGAAGTTGGCCAAGTTTACCAAGACAAGCAAACAATTGTCACTGCAATGAA CTACTGCCTCGTATGTGTTGGTGACAATTGTACGTGGGACTTCAAGTCCACCAGCATAAATGAATCAGCATTGTTCAAGGTTCGAAAATACAATAGCTTGCACACATGCTCTTTGATGGACAACACATACATACAACGCAAACTAACTACCATGGGAGTTGGCAGCATAGTGATGCCAAAATATGCGGATCCTAAGACAATATACACACCAAAAGACATACAAATTGACATGTTGTCAGATCATGGTGTGAACGTAACATACATGCAAGCTtggagagaaaagaaaaaggctTTGGAATTTCTTAGAGGTCATCCTGCTGATTTCTACATCCGCTTGCCGAGTTATTT TACGTCCATCAAGGGTTGGGAGCATTATAGGCCAGTTGTAGTAGTTGATGGCACCTTCTTGAAGTCGGCATATAGGGGAATCATGCTAACAGCTAGCACAATGGATGCAGCAG GTAGCATATTACCACTAGCATACGCCGTTGTTGATTCAGAAAATGACGCATCATGGAGGTGGTTTTTTGAGCAATTCAAACATGCATATGGTGAAAAACCAAATATATGTGTTGTTTCGGACCAAAATGAAAGTATCTTGAAGGCAACATCTACTGTTTATACCGGCATACCACATTATGCTTGCATATGGCATATTTGGACAAATGTAAGGTCAAAGTTCAAAAAGGGTCATCTAAAGTTAAGCGAATTGTACCTTGCCACGGCACGATCATACACGCTTGATGAATTAAATGAAAGAATATCAAAGATTGAAGAGATCGACACACGTGTTAAAGCATACCTATACGATATTGGCTATCACAGATGGTCTCAGATACATGCTACAGTGAACAGAACGTGGAAGATAACATCAAATATTGCAGAGTCATTGAATGCGGTAACCAAAGAT GTGAGAGTTTCGACAGATTACATCCATACTGTGATAGATGATGTGAAGCGCTTCATTGTTTGCCTTCAAAACAAAAGATGTAGTTGTGGAATATTCCAGCTTGATGAACTTTCTTGTGCACAAGCTTTGGCGGCTTTGAGGCACAGGGACGAGTCTTATGAAAACTATTGTTCTCCTTATTACACGAGGGAGATCCTTCTGCAGACTTATGAAATACCAGTAGACCCGCTGCCTGACGAAAGCAAATGGAATGTGCCACAACATGTAGCTGAAGAAGTTGTAAAGTCACCTACCGGGAAAAGGCAGCCAGGGAGACCTCAAAAATAA
- the LOC138896129 gene encoding uncharacterized protein: MQYEMRFLELARHAIWLIPTDRERFRRFIGRLTFQLRLLTTRERVVGASFDKVVDISRQIEMVRSQERVEREAKRPRGSGDFSGVPSGGQFYSGRGRSFRHAQATRLAHRGASAGHGSYSAHLGQSSFSALPA; this comes from the coding sequence atgcagtatgagatgagatttttagagttggcccgtcatgctatctggttgattcccacagacagggagaggttCAGGAGGTTCATAGGtcgcctcacttttcagctgcgattactcacTACTAGAGAGAGAGTGGTTGGTGCTAGTTTCGACAAGGTTGTCGACATttctcgtcagattgagatggttcgcagtcaggaacgggttgagagggaggctaagaggcctcgtggttcaggtgatttcagcggtgttccttcaggtgGTCAGTTTTACagtggtaggggtcgttctttcaGACACGCTCAGGCAACTCGtctagctcatcgtggtgcatcagctggccacggttcttacagtgctcacttaggccagtcttcattcagtgcactaccagcgtag